The genomic segment CCTGGAGATTTGTTGTTTTTTGCTTACCAAGAAGGCTATGGAGAAGTTCATCATGTAGGAATTTATTTAGGAGAAGATCAAATGATCCATTCCCAAACTCCTGGATCAAAAGTTATGATCACGAAGCTTGAAGGAACAAACTATCAAAAAGAATTATGTGCTGTCAGACGTTTTTTCAACTAATCATAAAATATGAAAAGAGTATGAAAGGGTGAAATAAAATGAAAAATCATATAAAAGGTTTGGGAATAATTAGTTTAACTGTATTACTAGCAGCTTGTGGAGGTGCAGATTCGCAAGATTCTTCAACTACAAGTACTTCAGCAACTAGTGAAAAAAAATTAGCTGATAAACAAGAACTACACTTGACTGCTGCTTCAGAAATTCCTTCTATGGATACAGCATTAGCAACTGATTTAACGAGTTTTACGGTCATGAACAATGTTTTCGAAGGGTTATATGTTTTAGGACCAGATTCTGAACCTGTTTTAGGTGCGGCAGCCCAAGAACCTACTGTAAGCGAAGATGGAAAAACTTACACATTCAAGCTCCGTGACGATGCTGTTTGGTCTAATGGAGAACCGGTCACTGCGGATGATTTTGTTTATGCCTGGCAAAAGGTAGTTGCACCTGAAACGGCAAGTGGATATGCATATATGTTTGATGGGTTGGTCAAAAATGCTACTGAAATTATTAATGAAGAAATGGAACCAACTGATTTAGGAATTAAAGCAATCAGTGATACGGAGTTAGAAATCACACTAATGCAGCCAACCCCTTATTTTGATCAGTTGCTGACATTGCCATTTTTCTTTCCACAAAATAGAACATTTGCCCAAGAACAAGGTGATAAATATGGAAGCTCAAATGAAAATCTAGTTTATAATGGACCATTTATATTAGAAGATTGGAACCAAGCGAGCAGTGTAGGATGGACTTTTGAAAAAAATGAAGATTATTGGGATGCTGAGGCTGTTGTTCTAGATACTGTAACAGTAGATGTTATCAAAGAAGTGACTACAGAGCTAAATTTATTTGAAAATGGTGATACAGATATTGCTTTTCTATCAGGAAGTTTTGTCGCTCAATATAGTGAAGACGCTAATTTTCATTCTTCATTAAATGCGACAACTTTCTATATTGAAATGAATAACTTGAATAATAACGAAAAAACAGAGTTGAGCAATGCTAATATTCGCTTAGCTATTGCGTCAGCAGTCGATAAAGATGGCTATGTAAATAGCGTTTTACAAGATGGTTCAGAATCGATTGATGGATTTGTTCCAGCCGGTTTAGCAAGTAATCCTGTAACTGGTGCAGATTATCGTGAAGATGCTGGGAATTTGTTGACATATGATGTTGAAAAAGCTCAAGATGCTTGGGAAACTGGATTATCAGAGTTGGGAACGGACAGCCTTGAATTAGAACTGATTACATCAGATACAGAGGATTCAAAACGATTAGCTGAGTATTTACAAGACCAGTTACAAAAGAATTTACCGGGCCTGACAGTTAAATTAAGAAGCATGCCATTTAGTATGAAATTAGATACAGTACGTGCTGGAAACTATGATATGGCCATTAATTCATGGATAGCAGATTTTGCAGATCCCATCAATTATGTGGAACGCTTTGACACAGATATCAATCGTATGAATTATTCAAATCCGGATGTTGATGCTTTAGTAGACAAAGCAAAAGCAACTTACGATGATGAAGCACGATGGGAAACATTAGTAGAAATTGAAACAGTGGCTTTAGGGGAAGATGCCGCACTTGCACCACTATACCAATCAGCAGATTCTTATTTATTGAATCCAAACGTTAAAGATTATTATAAACGTGTTTTTGGACCAGATAGTTACAAATGGGCTTGGATAGAAGCAGAATAATTGAGCGTAAAGACTAACAATTAACAGGTGAAGTAATCTGTTAGTTGTTAGTCTTTATTAAAAGAAAATGAGAATAAAAAACTCGCCATTTTTAAACTAAATGATAAAATTAGAACAAGTTTTCACATAGTTATAAAGGCTTATTATTTCATCAGTTGCATAATAAATGGTTAAAAAAAGTCGGTTTTTAGCATCAAAACTATCAGATTCTAAAAATAAACTAGTTTGGATAAGAATATAAAAGATATACAGGTTATTTTTAGAAAGATAATTCTGAAGTCAGATTGTGAAAAAACTACGACTGAAAATTAAAAATCGCTTACATTTTTTAGAAAACGACATTGGAAAACGCTTTACAACGGTTTTTTTTAGCGTTACATTTAGAATACAAACGCATGAAAGAGTATTATACTATTGGAGGGAATAAAATGACTAAAGAATATATTATGTCAATTGACCAAGGTACTACTAGTTCTAGAGCAATCATATTTGATAAAGCAGGAAACTCTAAATGGAGTTCTCAAAAAGAGTTTACGCAACATTTTCCTAAGCCAGGCTGGGTAGAACATGATGCTAATGAAATTTGGATTTCAGTTTTATCTGTCATTGCAGGTGTTTTAATTGAATCAGGTTTAAAACCATCTGATATTGATAGTATCGGGATCACTAACCAACGTGAAACAACTGTTGTTTGGGACAAAGAAACAGGTAGACCAATTTACCGTGCAATCGTATGGCAATCAAAACAAACAAACGGCATTGCTAATCAACTTAAAGAAGATGGGCACACTAAATTAATTAAAGATAAAACTGGTTTAGTTATTGACTCTTATTTCTCAGCAACTAAGGTCAAATGGATTTTAGACCATGTTGAAGGATCAAGAGAACGTGCTAAAAAAGGTGAATTATTATTTGGAACGATTGATACTTGGTTAGTTTGGAGATTAACAGGTGGAAAAGCACATGTAACCGATTATTCAAATGCAAGTCGTACAATGTTGTTTAATATTTACGATCTTAAATGGGACGAAGACATTTTAGCGTTGCTAGATATTCCAAAAGAAATGCTGCCAGAAGTCAAATCATCTTCTGAAGTATATGGTAAAACGATTCCTGAGCATTTCTATGGTGGGCAAATTCCAATTGCCGGCATGGCAGGTGATCAACAAGCTGCTTTATTCGGACAAGTAGGATATGAAAAAGGAATGGTTAAAAACACTTACGGCACTGGCGCTTTTATCATTATGAACACAGGTAAAGAACCTATTAAGTCAGAAAACGGTTTGCTTACATCGATTGCTTATGGCTTGAATGGCGAGATCACTTACGCATTAGAAGGAAGTATTTTTGTAGCTGGATCAGCACTTCAATGGTTAAGAGATGGAATGAGAATGTTTAGAACAGCTCCTGAATCTGAAGAATATGCTAAAAAAGTAGATTCAACAGAAAATGTTTATGTAGTACCTGCATTTACGGGTTTAGGTGCACCATATTGGGATCAAGATGCTCGCGGAGCTGTCTTTGGGTTAACACGTGGAACAACTAAAGAACACTTTATAAGAGCAACACTTGAATCATTGGCTTACCAAACGAAAGACGTTGTAGATACAATGAATAAAGAATCTGGTATTCCAATTAAAACATTACGTGTTGATGGAGGAGCATCTCAAAATGACTTCTTGATGCAATTTCAAGCAGATATCTTAGATACTCAAATTGAACGTTCTAAAATTAGCGAAACAACAGCATTAGGTGCAGCTTACCTTGCTGGATTAGCAACAGGATTTTGGAAGGACCAAGATGAGATCAAAAAATACTGGGAAAAAGATGCCTCATTCACTCCGAATATGGGAGAAGAAGAGCGCGAAGACTTATACGCAGGTTGGCAATCAGCTGTTGAAGCTACACGTATTTTCAAACACAAACCTATCAGAGAAAATAAATAAGATACGTATTTTTTGATTAATACTTATCTTAGGAATAGAATGAAAAAGTGCATCCTTTATTTGGGGTGTTCTTTTTCATTCCATCCATTAAGGACAAATAAAAAAAATTAAGGCAGTCTAAAAGCGCTGTTATTATTATTTAGGAGGCAGCATATGAGTAAAAAATATATCATGTCGATTAGCCAAGGAACGGATCTGACAAAAGCTATTTTATTTGATAAAAAAGGGAACCAAAAATGGAGTTCACAAAAAGAAATCACTCAAAACTTTCCTAAACCAGGTTGGGTAGAGCAAGACGCCAATGAGATTTGGTTATCCGTTTTATCTGTCATCGCAGGTGTTTTGATTGAATCTGGAGTGAAACCAGTAGATATTGACAGTATTGGGATTACGAATCAACGCGAAACAGTTGTAGTTTGGGATAAAGAGACAAGCAGGCCTATCTATCAAGCAATTGGCTGGCAGTCAAAACAAACAAATGCACTCGCACAACAATTAAGAGAAGATGGTCATGAAGAATCTATCCATAATAAAACCGGCTTAGTTGTGGATTCTTATTTCTCAGCAACTAAAATTAAATGGATCTTAGATCATGTAGATGGAGCAAGAGAACGGGCTAGTAAAGGTGAATTAGTATGTGGAACGATTGATACTTGGATAGTGTGGAAATTAACAGGTGGAAAAGCTCACGTAACAGACTATTCAAATGCAAGTCGTACCATGTTATTTAATATTTATGATCTTAAATGGGATGAAGATATTTTGGCTTTATTGGATATTCCAAAAGAAATGTTACCAGAAGTGAAATCATCTTCTGAAGTTTATGGAAATACAGTACCAGAACATTTTTATGGTGGAGAAGTCCCAATCGCGGGTATGGCTATTGACCAACAAGCTGCTTTACTAGGGCATGAAGGGCATGAAAAAGGTATGGTCAAAGCAACATATGGTACGGGCGCATTTATTATTATGAATACGGGTACAGAACCCATTAAATCAGATAAAGGGTTACTAACCTCTATTGCTTATGGTATTAATGGAGAAGTTACTTATACACTTGAAGGTAGTATTTTTGTAGCCGGATCAGCACTTCAATGGTTAAGAGATGGTCTAAGAATGTTTAGAACAACTCCTGAATCTGAAGAGTACGCTAAAAAAGTAAATTCAACAGACAATGTATATGTTGTCCCTGCTTTTACTGGTTTAGCTGCGCCTTATTGGGATCAAGACGCGAGAGGATCTGTTGTAGGGTTAACGCGAGGAACGACTAAAGAACATTTTGTGCGTGCAACTTTAGAATCACTGGCTTACCAAATAAAAACTGTTGTAGACACGATGAATGATGAATCAGGTATTCCAATAGAAGTTTTACGTGTAGACGGTGGAGCAGCTCAGAATGACTTTTTGATGCAATTTCAAGCTGATATTTTGAACAAACGGATCGAACGCCAAAACGAAACTGAAACAGCAAACTTAGGAGCTGCTTACTTGGCAGGATTAGCAACTGGATTTTGGAAAGATGAAACTAACGTTAAAAGGACTTGGGAAAAAGAAGCAACATATGAGCCCGACATGGAAGAATCTGTTCGAGAAGATTTATATGCAGGCTGGCAATCAGCTGTTGAAGCGACCAAAGCATTTAAATATAGACCTTCAAAGAAAAATGATTAAGGCACTAAATTTTGCTGAAGCAAAACTTTCAGATCTAGCTAAATAAAAAACAGAGGACTCCATTTTAAACGGAATCCTCTGTTTTTTGTTCAATAAACCATTAAATAAAGTGATTAGATTACCAGATTTTAATCAAAATCGTAATCTAATTTATCCTCTTGGCGTAAATGTAATTTTTTCATAACAAATCGTGCAGGCGGTTGAGCAATCAAAAGCTCACAGAACAAAGCAATTGAAAAATTTCTAGGCCAATGTGATAATGATCCAAATGAATCTAGGCTAATACCCTTACCAAGCATACCGCCAATTACTGTCATAATCAATGACATCCCAATAACAGTAAAAAAGATGGTGAATAATATTTTTGCATTAAATCCATCGGTATCATCGGAAAAAGTGTGCACTAATTTTTCTGCAATACGCCCAATAACGAGTACTTCTAGCAACATGGCAATGATCAAGATAATAGGAAAAGACTTGAGAATAATCAGGAATACTTCTGTATCAAGCTTACCAAATTCTAGTCCAATGTTTACTGTGCTCATAATAATAACAGTTATCGTACAAATAATAAGACCGTATAACATTCCTTCTTTAGCATTGTGGGGCAATCTGTTTTCTTTAATTTCTTTGATAGTAAAAAACTCCTTTTCAATGTATCTCTTAGGAGTGTATCAGAAACTATAGCTATTGCGTAAGTTAGATTTTCATGAAAATTACATGAAAGCGTTAATTGTGTTGTCTTTTCAACAAAAATAACCCGCTTTTAATAAAAAAAGCGAGTTATTTGTATTAAAATCTATTTAATTTTTAATGATGCTAATTGTTCTTCAATAGCATCAAATGGAGCTTCTGCTTGCAATAGAGCAGCTGCTGTATAAGCACTCTCAATCAAAGCAGTATCGTATAAATGGACTGTCTTATCAGAAGTTTCAATAGCTAATTCTAAATTCATTTTAGCACTACCTAAATCATAGAAAGCTAGAACTGTTTCTTCTTCAAATGAAGATAAAGCTTCTTCAATTCTGTCAAAACTAGTTCCAATTCCACCTTCAGGAGTTCCGCCAGAGCTTTTGACTGTAACATCTTTAGCCACTTCACTAATCAATTTAGCTAAACCGTCTGCAATTTCTGATACGTGAGAAACCAGCAATACACCATATTCTTTACTCATCATACACACCTGCTTCCATCATCGTTTTAAATAGATAGCTGCTAGACATAGCGCCTGGATCGGCATGCCCTATAGAACGTTCGCCTAAATAAGAGGCACGTCCTTTAGTTGCTTTCATGTCCTTTGTTTTTTCAACGGATTCTTCAATCAAAGCGGCAGTTAGATTCTTAGCTTTTACAGCTTCGATAACTGGAATCCATTCATCGACCATTGTTTTCTCGCCAGCTACAGCCTTACCACGTTTTTGAATACCTTCTAATCCGGCTTCTAAAACTGTTCCTAAATCATCACTGTCTTGACTAGCTTTAGCCATGCTGATAAATGCAGAACCAAGTAGAGGGCCAGAAGCACCTCCTACTTTACTGACTAAAGTCATCCCAGTTGTTTTTAATAAGTCTGTTAATGTTTCTGGATTTTTGGCTTCTAAAGCTTCCGTTAATGCATTAGCTCCACGGGCAAGGTTGTTCCCGTGATCTCCATCACCAATAGCTGTATCTAAATCACTAAGATAAGCTTTATTTTCTAAAATTTGTTCAATAAAAAGTTCTAGCCATTTTTTTGTCGTTTCTGTAGTTAACATAAATTTTTGTCATCCTTTCTTTACCAAGCAATAGTTGTTACAGGGGCGTTTAAGTACTCTAACCAGCTAGAGTCTTCTAGCTTAACTAAAGTTAAAGATAGACCTTCCATATCGATGGAAGTCATATAATCGCCGACTTTTCTGAACGATAAAGTTATTCCTTCGTCTGCTAATAATTGTTTTACATCATTCATAAAAATAAATTGTTCCATCAATGGAGTACCACCCATACCATTCACTAGAACTGCAAATGAATCTCCTTTTTGCCATTGGAATTCTTTTTTCAACTGGTTTACAAGTTCTTTAGCTAAGGCAGCAGAAGGTTGAAGTTTTTCTCTACTGTAACCAGGTTCACCATGGATACCTACGCCAAATTCAATTTCGTCATCCATTAATTCAAATCC from the Carnobacterium inhibens subsp. inhibens DSM 13024 genome contains:
- a CDS encoding peptide ABC transporter substrate-binding protein; this translates as MKNHIKGLGIISLTVLLAACGGADSQDSSTTSTSATSEKKLADKQELHLTAASEIPSMDTALATDLTSFTVMNNVFEGLYVLGPDSEPVLGAAAQEPTVSEDGKTYTFKLRDDAVWSNGEPVTADDFVYAWQKVVAPETASGYAYMFDGLVKNATEIINEEMEPTDLGIKAISDTELEITLMQPTPYFDQLLTLPFFFPQNRTFAQEQGDKYGSSNENLVYNGPFILEDWNQASSVGWTFEKNEDYWDAEAVVLDTVTVDVIKEVTTELNLFENGDTDIAFLSGSFVAQYSEDANFHSSLNATTFYIEMNNLNNNEKTELSNANIRLAIASAVDKDGYVNSVLQDGSESIDGFVPAGLASNPVTGADYREDAGNLLTYDVEKAQDAWETGLSELGTDSLELELITSDTEDSKRLAEYLQDQLQKNLPGLTVKLRSMPFSMKLDTVRAGNYDMAINSWIADFADPINYVERFDTDINRMNYSNPDVDALVDKAKATYDDEARWETLVEIETVALGEDAALAPLYQSADSYLLNPNVKDYYKRVFGPDSYKWAWIEAE
- the glpK gene encoding glycerol kinase GlpK; translated protein: MTKEYIMSIDQGTTSSRAIIFDKAGNSKWSSQKEFTQHFPKPGWVEHDANEIWISVLSVIAGVLIESGLKPSDIDSIGITNQRETTVVWDKETGRPIYRAIVWQSKQTNGIANQLKEDGHTKLIKDKTGLVIDSYFSATKVKWILDHVEGSRERAKKGELLFGTIDTWLVWRLTGGKAHVTDYSNASRTMLFNIYDLKWDEDILALLDIPKEMLPEVKSSSEVYGKTIPEHFYGGQIPIAGMAGDQQAALFGQVGYEKGMVKNTYGTGAFIIMNTGKEPIKSENGLLTSIAYGLNGEITYALEGSIFVAGSALQWLRDGMRMFRTAPESEEYAKKVDSTENVYVVPAFTGLGAPYWDQDARGAVFGLTRGTTKEHFIRATLESLAYQTKDVVDTMNKESGIPIKTLRVDGGASQNDFLMQFQADILDTQIERSKISETTALGAAYLAGLATGFWKDQDEIKKYWEKDASFTPNMGEEEREDLYAGWQSAVEATRIFKHKPIRENK
- the glpK gene encoding glycerol kinase GlpK, whose translation is MSKKYIMSISQGTDLTKAILFDKKGNQKWSSQKEITQNFPKPGWVEQDANEIWLSVLSVIAGVLIESGVKPVDIDSIGITNQRETVVVWDKETSRPIYQAIGWQSKQTNALAQQLREDGHEESIHNKTGLVVDSYFSATKIKWILDHVDGARERASKGELVCGTIDTWIVWKLTGGKAHVTDYSNASRTMLFNIYDLKWDEDILALLDIPKEMLPEVKSSSEVYGNTVPEHFYGGEVPIAGMAIDQQAALLGHEGHEKGMVKATYGTGAFIIMNTGTEPIKSDKGLLTSIAYGINGEVTYTLEGSIFVAGSALQWLRDGLRMFRTTPESEEYAKKVNSTDNVYVVPAFTGLAAPYWDQDARGSVVGLTRGTTKEHFVRATLESLAYQIKTVVDTMNDESGIPIEVLRVDGGAAQNDFLMQFQADILNKRIERQNETETANLGAAYLAGLATGFWKDETNVKRTWEKEATYEPDMEESVREDLYAGWQSAVEATKAFKYRPSKKND
- a CDS encoding DUF2798 domain-containing protein, which codes for MLYGLIICTITVIIMSTVNIGLEFGKLDTEVFLIILKSFPIILIIAMLLEVLVIGRIAEKLVHTFSDDTDGFNAKILFTIFFTVIGMSLIMTVIGGMLGKGISLDSFGSLSHWPRNFSIALFCELLIAQPPARFVMKKLHLRQEDKLDYDFD
- the dhaM gene encoding dihydroxyacetone kinase phosphoryl donor subunit DhaM, whose protein sequence is MSKEYGVLLVSHVSEIADGLAKLISEVAKDVTVKSSGGTPEGGIGTSFDRIEEALSSFEEETVLAFYDLGSAKMNLELAIETSDKTVHLYDTALIESAYTAAALLQAEAPFDAIEEQLASLKIK
- the dhaL gene encoding dihydroxyacetone kinase subunit DhaL; the protein is MLTTETTKKWLELFIEQILENKAYLSDLDTAIGDGDHGNNLARGANALTEALEAKNPETLTDLLKTTGMTLVSKVGGASGPLLGSAFISMAKASQDSDDLGTVLEAGLEGIQKRGKAVAGEKTMVDEWIPVIEAVKAKNLTAALIEESVEKTKDMKATKGRASYLGERSIGHADPGAMSSSYLFKTMMEAGVYDE